Proteins from one Ipomoea triloba cultivar NCNSP0323 chromosome 1, ASM357664v1 genomic window:
- the LOC116031209 gene encoding formin-like protein 1 — MGSVVVMSVVFMSILMVVYSLTTVAGATTHRRFLHQPLYPLSTPLTPTPPPDPTPTSISQPPTAAPLPQPHPQLQPKYPFSAQSPPSSTPSSQNPFFPYYSSPPPPPSLPASTGLPTFPANISSLILPQSSSGNSSRPISRKLIAVIVAVSLVFAALLTLLAAFLLHHRDHEKTGRQQRTDSLRLVPPNATPSDADISAAKKKSPPPPPPLLPPRYQATASSTSSEFLYLGTLVSSREVNEDSSQTAPTNAAPVNYQRLGSPELRPLPPLPRPHFRRNRRSAVAESADVGSTEEDDEEEFFSPKGSTGGRNSPNLTSSNSRRAADAPVQVQSNFPFSNSNSPTASLSASPSIELNLSPRSLRSKSPDSLVNFPAPPRFIQPPPPLHREIRTVSVASPSSGDTHNSPYRPSDFSAQISESPVSQLPDSGRYGSLKAPPPPPPPPPARFWEPPVTEDVGPPVLVPPSRPVVSQNVAEVTHSSEAVEKRNEETMKPKLKPLHWDKVRASSDRVMVWDQLKSSSFQLNEEMIETLFMVNSNSDTKDGVKRPLMPLLNQENRVLDPKKSQNIAILLRALNVTVEEVCEALVEGTADSLGTELLESLLKMAPTKEEERQLKEFKDESPFKLCPAEKFLRAVLDIPFAFRRVDAMLYIANFDSEVEYLKRSFETLEAACEELRKSRMFLKLLEAVLKTGNRMNVGTIRGDARAFKLDTLLKLVDVKGTDGKTTLLHFVVQEIIRAEGSRLSGFEVKLDGGMIQKPALQEEVEFRKVGLQVVSGLSGELTNVKKAASLDSEVLNNEVAKLADGVAKIAEVARLNEEVALKENNRNFSESMNAFLKKAKVEIMSIQSQEDTALSMVKELTEYFHGDLAKEEAHPFRIFLVVRDFLSTLDQVCKDVGKINERTIVSSGRQFPMPVNAALPLVFPGYLEKQHDTSSSDDESSSSTV; from the exons ATGGGTTCTGTAGTAGTAATGTCGGTGGTATTTATGAGTATTTTAATGGTAGTGTACTCCCTCACTACTGTCGCCGGCGCCACCACTCACCGCCGGTTCCTCCACCAGCCTCTCTACCCACTTAGTACTCCTCTCACTCCGACGCCGCCGCCGGACCCCACTCCTACTAGTATCTCTCAGCCTCCCACGGCGGCTCCGCTGCCGCAGCCTCACCCGCAGCTTCAACCGAAGTATCCGTTTTCGGCGCAGTCGCCTCCGAGTTCTACGCCGTCGTCTCAGAACCCGTTTTTCCCGTATTACTCCtcccctccgccgccgccgtctcTGCCGGCTTCAACGGGGCTTCCTACGTTTCCGGCCAACATTTCTTCTCTCATTCTCCCGCAGTCTTCATCTGGGAACTCTAGCAGACCTATTTCCCGGAAACTCATCGCGGTTATAGTCGCCGTTTCTCTGGTTTTTGCTGCGCTTCTTACTTTACTGGCGGCTTTTCTCCTCCACCACCGTGACCACGAGAAAACCGGCCGGCAGCAAAGAACGGACAGCCTCCGCCTTGTGCCGCCCAATGCGACTCCCTCCGACGCGGATATCAGCGCCGCCAAGAAGAAGTCAccgcctccgcctccgccgTTGTTGCCGCCTCGCTACCAAGCCACCGCCTCCTCCACTAGCTCTGAGTTTCTTTACCTCGGCACACTAGTGAGCTCTCGAGAAGTGAACGAAGACTCTTCTCAAACAGCTCCCACCAACGCCGCTCCGGTGAACTACCAACGTCTCGGCTCGCCGGAGCTCCGCCCTCTCCCGCCGCTGCCACGGCCGCACTTCCGACGGAACCGTAGAAGCGCGGTTGCTGAGTCAGCTGACGTGGGGTCCACTGAAGAAGATGACGAGGAAGAATTCTTTTCTCCTAAAGGATCCACGGGAGGGAGAAATAGCCCTAATCTTACTTCCTCCAACTCCCGGCGAGCCGCCGATGCGCCGGTTCAAGTTCAGAGTAACTTTCcgttttcaaattcaaattctcCCACGGCTTCTTTGTCGGCCAGTCCTTCTATTGAGTTGAATTTAAGCCCTAGAAGCTTGAGGTCTAAATCACCCGATTCCTTAGTAAACTTCCCGGCCCCACCTCGGTTCATTCAACCTCCGCCTCCATTACACCGGGAGATAAGGACAGTATCTGTGGCTTCTCCTTCCTCCGGCGATACTCATAATTCCCCGTACCGACCTTCGGATTTCTCGGCGCAGATTTCGGAATCCCCTGTGAGTCAACTACCTGATTCTGGGAGGTATGGTTCACTCAAAGCGCCGCCTCCGCCTCCACCTCCTCCTCCGGCTAGGTTTTGGGAACCTCCGGTGACGGAGGATGTGGGCCCACCTGTGCTCGTACCACCATCCAGGCCAGTGGTGAGCCAGAATGTGGCAGAGGTTACGCATAGTTCTGAGGCAGTGGAGAAGAGAAATGAAGAAACTATGAAGCCTAAGCTCAAGCCTTTGCATTGGGATAAAGTCAGAGCCAGCTCTGATAGAGTAATGGTTTGGGACCAGCTGAAATCTAGCTCTTTCCA GTTAAATGAGGAAATGATTGAAACATTATTTATGGTAAATTCAAACTCTGACACAAAAGATGGTGTAAAACGGCCATTGATGCCATTGTTGAATCAGGAAAACAGAGTGCTTGATCCAAAGAAGTCTCAGAACATTGCGATATTACTGAGGGCACTTAATGTTACAGTAGAGGAAGTTTGTGAAGCACTTGTTGAAG GAACTGCTGACAGTTTGGGAACGGAGCTACTTGAGAGTTTATTAAAGATGGCTCCTACTAAAGAAGAGGAACGTCAGCTGAAGGAATTCAAAGACGAATCGCCATTTAAACTATGCCCTGCTGAAAAATTTCTCAGGGCAGTGCTTGATATACCTTTTGCCTTCAGAAGGGTGGATGCTATGCTCTATATAGCCAACTTTGATTCGGAGGTTGAGTACCTTAAGAGATCATTTGAAACGCTTGAG GCTGCGTGTGAAGAGTTGAGGAAAAGCAGAATGTTTCTGAAACTTCTTGAAGCTGTTCTCAAAACTGGGAACCGCATGAATGTAGGAACCATTCGTGGAGATGCCCGTGCATTCAAACTTGACACGCTTCTAAAGCTTGTAGATGTCAAGGGTACTGATGGGAAAACCACACTTCTACATTTCGTTGTGCAAGAGATCATAAGAGCAGAAGGCTCTCGTCTCTCTGGTTTCGAGGTAAAATTAGACGGGGGAATGATTCAGAAACCTGCCCTCCAAGAGGAGGTTGAATTCAGAAAGGTTGGCCTTCAAGTTGTTTCTGGACTAAGCGGGGAGCTTACCAATGTCAAGAAAGCTGCTAGCTTGGACTCAGAGGTTCTCAATAATGAAGTTGCAAAATTAGCCGATGGAGTTGCCAAGATTGCTGAAGTAGCGAGGTTGAACGAAGAAGTGGCACTCAAGGAGAACAACAGGAATTTTTCCGAGTCGATGAATGCCTTCCTAAAGAAGGCTAAAGTAGAAATCATGAGTATTCAATCCCAAGAAGACACAGCTCTCTCCATGGTGAAGGAGTTGACAGAATACTTCCATGGCGACTTGGCTAAAGAAGAAGCTCATCCCTTCCGCATTTTCTTGGTTGTTAGGGACTTCCTTTCCACCCTTGATCAGGTATGCAAAGATGTTGGCAAGATAAACGAACGAACCATAGTCAGCTCAGGCCGCCAATTCCCAATGCCAGTTAATGCAGCGCTCCCGCTGGTTTTCCCAGGATACCTCGAGAAACAGCATGATACATCCTCGTCTGACGATGAAAGCTCCTCCTCGACTGTGTAG
- the LOC116015063 gene encoding BTB/POZ and TAZ domain-containing protein 3, with the protein MASSDTDSSCPSSAIESFDGTFNISIEGTDSEGTLLFLEAEPKSPVSCRRQVPKPPTPPPKVCLRDSAHRGLADSCCILKKAKDIWDELFVEGYGADVHITTEDGSIIPAHYGLLRVASPVLGNFLQQSKVNNGIRYIKIPSMPYDAVFIFIRFLYSSSYDEGEMKKFALHLLVLSHSYSVPSLKRVVCEHILEQGLLDSENVIDVLQLARKCDASRLSFVCTQMIVRDFKTISSTEGWKIMRRSNPALEQELLEYVVEADTRKQEQQRKIEEKKVYLQLYEAMEALIHICKDGCRTIGPRDKVLKGGPVACNFPACKGLESLVRHFSGCRTRVPGGCVQCKRMWQLLELHSRMCNESDVCSVPLCRHFKVKVVQHSKKEEVKWRVLVSKVQAAKIALGPFSSRRSAFL; encoded by the exons ATGGCTTCATCAGACACTGATAGTTCATGTCCATCCTCGGCCATTGAATCCTTTGATGGGACTTTCAACATAAGCATAGAGGGAACTGATTCAGAAGGCACTTTACTTTTTCTCGAGGCGGAGCCCAAGTCTCCTGTTTCTTGTAGGCGTCAAGTTCCAAAACCTCCTACACCACCTCCTAAAGTATGCTTAAGAGACAGTGCTCATAGAGGGCTTGCTGATTCTTGTTGCATCCTGAAGAAAGCAAAAGATATTTGGGACGAACTCTTCGTGGAAGGATATGGAGCAGATGTACATATCACGACAGAGGATGGATCGATTATTCCAGCTCATTATGGTCTTCTG CGTGTTGCTTCACCAGTATTAGGGAATTTCCTGCAGCAATCTAAGGTGAATAATGGCATCAGATATATAAAGATCCCGAGCATGCCTTATGATGctgtcttcatcttcattcgCTTCCTTTATTCCTCCAG TTATGATGAAGGGGAGATGAAGAAGTTTGCTCTCCATTTGTTAGTTTTATCGCATTCCTACTCAGTACCTTCACTTAAAAGGGTGGTGTGTGAACACATTTTAGAGCAGGGTTTACTCGACTCGGAAAACGTGATAGACGTGCTTCAGTTAGCAAGGAAGTGCGATGCATCACGACTTTCGTTTGTGTGTACTCAGATGATTGTGAGGGACTTCAAAACCATATCATCAACCGAGGGATGGAAAATAATGAGGCGTTCAAATCCAGCACTCGAGCAAGAGCTTTTAGAATATGTTGTGGAAGCAGATACT AGGAAACAAGAGCAGCAGAGgaaaattgaagagaaaaaggtTTATTTGCAACTCTACGAGGCCATGGAAGCTCTGATTCATATTTGCAAGGATGGGTGTCGGACAATTGGACCTCGAGATAAAGTGCTGAAAGGAGGCCCTGTTGCTTGTAATTTTCCAGCATGCAAGGGACTTGAAAGTTTGGTCCGCCATTTCTCGGGATGTAGAACCAGAGTTCCTGGTGGATGTGTGCAGTGTAAGCGAATGTGGCAGCTTCTTGAACTTCATTCCCGGATGTGCAATGAATCCGATGTTTGCAGCGTTCCTCTTTGTAG GCATTTCAAGGTGAAAGTGGTGCAGCATAGCAAGAAAGAGGAAGTTAAATGGAGAGTGTTAGTAAGCAAAGTGCAGGCAGCAAAGATTGCACTTGGCCCTTTCTCATCTCGGCGGTCAGCTTTTTTATGA